The Erythrobacter insulae genome window below encodes:
- a CDS encoding AMP nucleosidase, with product MTPINTIVEELQQVYSEAVSTLRADVMAFGTAGTIPPQRKREDGSYAYPQLTLHYSGVGEPLDRSRAFGRLEMPGTYTTTITRPDLFAPYLEEQLELIASEYDVKFEVSRSRQEIPFPYVLDGAAGAAMVGISPTDIAQHFPSTDLALIGDELADGIEFDDNEDMPLSLFDGLRTDYSLARLAHYTGTRVEDFQDFILFTNYHRYVDEFVNWGAQQISDDTGKDSYIGLTGAGGLDIRKCSDNAQEQLNDTAWRRHQMPAYHLIRKDGKGITLVNIGVGPSNAKTICDHLAVLRPHAWMMIGHCGGVRSSQKIGDFVLAHAYLRDDHVLDNVLPPEIPIPPIAEVQQALAAAAEAVSGAQGANIKQRMRTGTVVTTDDRNWELHYSSSAKRFSQSRAIAVEMESATIAAQGYRFRVPYGTLLCVSDKPLHGEIKLPGQANKFYEEAIAAHLQIGLESCKRLRDEGDRLHSRKLRAFNEPPFR from the coding sequence ATGACACCAATCAACACCATTGTCGAAGAATTGCAGCAGGTTTACAGCGAAGCTGTTTCTACCTTGCGCGCAGACGTGATGGCATTCGGCACTGCCGGAACCATCCCGCCTCAACGAAAGCGTGAGGACGGCAGTTATGCCTATCCGCAGCTTACTCTGCATTATTCAGGTGTTGGCGAACCCTTGGACCGAAGCCGCGCATTCGGACGGCTCGAAATGCCGGGGACGTATACGACAACAATTACCCGCCCTGATCTGTTCGCGCCCTATCTAGAAGAGCAGCTGGAACTGATCGCATCGGAATACGATGTTAAATTCGAAGTCAGTCGCTCGCGGCAGGAAATCCCGTTCCCTTATGTTTTGGATGGCGCAGCAGGCGCTGCGATGGTCGGCATTTCTCCAACTGACATCGCGCAACACTTCCCTTCTACCGACCTCGCTTTGATCGGCGACGAATTGGCTGATGGCATCGAATTCGACGACAACGAAGACATGCCACTTTCGCTATTTGATGGTTTACGAACCGATTATTCACTCGCGCGTCTCGCGCACTACACCGGCACACGGGTGGAAGATTTTCAGGACTTCATCCTGTTCACGAACTATCATCGTTATGTCGATGAATTCGTTAATTGGGGGGCTCAACAGATCTCCGATGACACTGGCAAAGACAGCTATATCGGCCTTACTGGCGCCGGAGGGTTGGACATCCGTAAGTGCTCCGACAATGCGCAGGAACAGCTGAACGATACCGCTTGGCGGCGACACCAGATGCCTGCCTACCACCTGATCCGGAAAGACGGCAAAGGCATCACGCTGGTCAACATCGGCGTCGGCCCGTCCAACGCAAAGACTATCTGCGATCACCTCGCTGTATTGCGGCCGCATGCATGGATGATGATCGGTCACTGTGGAGGCGTACGTTCCAGCCAGAAGATCGGCGATTTTGTGCTCGCACACGCCTATCTTCGTGATGATCATGTTTTGGATAATGTTCTGCCCCCTGAAATTCCGATCCCGCCGATCGCCGAAGTCCAGCAGGCTTTGGCAGCGGCGGCCGAGGCTGTTTCCGGCGCGCAGGGCGCAAACATCAAACAGCGAATGCGCACTGGAACTGTAGTCACCACCGATGACCGCAATTGGGAATTGCACTATTCAAGCTCGGCAAAGCGCTTTTCGCAGAGCCGGGCCATCGCCGTTGAGATGGAAAGCGCCACTATTGCTGCCCAAGGATATCGGTTTCGGGTGCCGTACGGCACATTGCTATGCGTATCGGACAAGCCACTTCACGGTGAGATCAAATTGCCGGGACAGGCAAACAAGTTCTACGAAGAAGCCATCGCAGCACACCTGCAAATCGGCTTGGAATCGTGCAAGCGGTTGAGAGACGAAGGTGACCGGTTGCACAGTCGGAAATTGCGCGCATTTAATGAGCCTCCCTTCCGCTAG
- the rplI gene encoding 50S ribosomal protein L9, with product MDIILLERIEKLGTIGDVVTVKDGYARNFLLPQKKALRANESNKKVFEANRERLEKENAERRSVAEATGEKVAGAEVILIRAASNTGQLYGSVNVRDMIVGLTAQGHDVDKKQVIMGAPIKTIGMHDVTVALHPEVHVTVKANVARSDDEAELQTQGIDVLAQMFEDEQKQIEEQADANRIDPALEPGEIPAELLEENAADAAEASADEAASEEEAEG from the coding sequence ATGGATATCATCCTCCTCGAACGTATCGAGAAACTCGGAACCATCGGTGACGTTGTCACTGTGAAAGACGGTTATGCCCGCAACTTCCTTCTCCCGCAGAAGAAAGCTTTGCGCGCCAACGAATCGAACAAAAAAGTGTTCGAAGCCAACCGTGAGCGCCTTGAAAAAGAAAACGCAGAGCGTCGCAGTGTCGCAGAAGCGACCGGTGAAAAAGTTGCTGGAGCAGAGGTCATTCTGATCCGCGCCGCATCCAACACCGGCCAGCTTTACGGTTCTGTCAACGTCCGTGACATGATTGTCGGTTTGACCGCGCAAGGTCACGATGTTGACAAGAAACAAGTCATCATGGGCGCCCCGATCAAAACCATCGGCATGCACGATGTGACTGTGGCTTTGCACCCAGAAGTGCACGTGACCGTCAAAGCAAACGTCGCGCGCAGTGACGACGAAGCCGAATTGCAAACGCAGGGCATCGACGTTCTGGCTCAGATGTTTGAAGACGAGCAGAAGCAAATCGAGGAACAGGCCGACGCAAACCGCATTGACCCTGCCCTTGAGCCGGGCGAAATCCCTGCCGAGCTGCTTGAAGAAAACGCCGCCGACGCAGCCGAAGCATCGGCAGACGAAGCAGCCAGCGAAGAAGAAGCCGAAGGCTGA
- the rpsR gene encoding 30S ribosomal protein S18, whose product MARPFFRRRKSCPFSGKDAPKIDFKDVRLLQGFMSERGKIVPSRITAVSAKKQRELAKAIKRARHIGLLPYIVK is encoded by the coding sequence ATGGCACGCCCGTTTTTCCGCCGCCGCAAATCTTGCCCGTTCTCTGGCAAGGATGCCCCCAAAATCGATTTCAAAGACGTGCGCCTGCTTCAGGGTTTCATGTCCGAGCGTGGCAAGATTGTGCCTTCGCGTATCACCGCCGTTTCCGCAAAGAAGCAGCGTGAACTCGCTAAAGCCATCAAACGTGCGCGTCACATCGGCCTTCTGCCGTACATCGTGAAGTAA
- the rpsF gene encoding 30S ribosomal protein S6: MALYEHIFLARQDLSQAQVDALAATATEIVEANEGKVTKTETWGLKSLAYKIDRNRKAHFVMLNIDAPGSVVEELERQTRINEDVIRYMTIRVEEHEEGPSVMMRKNERDRKRRSDREERD; the protein is encoded by the coding sequence ATGGCTCTATATGAGCATATCTTTCTCGCGCGTCAGGATTTGAGCCAAGCTCAAGTCGATGCGCTGGCGGCCACGGCCACCGAAATCGTCGAAGCGAATGAAGGCAAAGTCACCAAGACTGAAACTTGGGGCCTAAAATCACTCGCCTATAAAATCGACCGTAACCGCAAGGCTCACTTCGTGATGCTCAACATCGACGCTCCAGGCAGCGTTGTTGAAGAACTCGAACGCCAGACCCGTATCAACGAAGACGTCATTCGTTACATGACCATCCGTGTCGAAGAGCACGAAGAAGGTCCAAGCGTAATGATGCGCAAAAACGAGCGCGATCGTAAGCGCCGTTCAGACCGTGAGGAGCGCGACTGA
- a CDS encoding DUF808 domain-containing protein: MPSGLVALFDDVAVIARAASASVDDIAAAAGRAGSKTAGVVIDDAAVTPSYVTGLSPARELPIIWAITKGSLFNKLIILLPGAILLSEFLPWLIIWILMLGGAFLCYEGAEKVLEKLGGAKHGKTLEDEIQDPAEFEKQRIAGAVRTDLILSAEIMAITLNEIDLDVWWERGIALAIVAVVVTVVVYGAVALIVKMDDVGLHLTKKENTTAQNFGHFLVNAVPKLLVALSVIGTVAMLWVGGGIIVHGTHEVGFDLLYDIAHGAEYAVQGIAGSLAGIAGWFTYAAISAVIGLILGAIITFVLHKVIGYEGAH, from the coding sequence ATGCCATCAGGTCTGGTCGCACTTTTCGATGATGTCGCGGTGATTGCGCGCGCAGCCTCTGCCTCGGTAGACGACATTGCGGCGGCCGCAGGCAGGGCAGGGTCAAAGACTGCCGGGGTCGTGATTGACGACGCAGCCGTGACCCCGAGCTATGTTACGGGTCTTTCGCCTGCACGGGAATTGCCGATAATCTGGGCAATCACCAAAGGTAGCTTGTTCAACAAGCTCATCATTCTATTGCCCGGTGCGATTCTGTTGTCGGAGTTTTTGCCGTGGTTAATCATCTGGATTTTGATGCTGGGCGGGGCTTTTCTCTGTTACGAAGGCGCGGAAAAAGTCTTGGAAAAACTGGGCGGGGCCAAGCACGGCAAAACGCTTGAAGATGAAATTCAGGACCCTGCCGAATTTGAAAAACAGCGGATCGCTGGCGCTGTCAGAACCGACCTCATATTGTCGGCGGAAATTATGGCGATCACTCTGAACGAGATCGATTTGGACGTGTGGTGGGAACGCGGGATCGCTCTGGCAATAGTCGCCGTGGTGGTGACCGTGGTGGTTTACGGCGCAGTGGCTTTGATTGTGAAAATGGACGATGTCGGCCTGCATCTGACGAAGAAAGAGAACACTACAGCACAAAACTTCGGGCATTTTCTGGTCAACGCTGTCCCCAAATTGCTGGTCGCGCTTTCGGTGATCGGGACGGTTGCGATGTTGTGGGTTGGCGGCGGAATTATCGTGCATGGCACACATGAAGTCGGGTTCGATTTGCTCTATGATATCGCACACGGTGCAGAATACGCCGTGCAAGGCATTGCAGGTTCATTGGCGGGTATCGCAGGCTGGTTCACCTACGCAGCGATTTCGGCAGTGATCGGCCTCATCCTCGGCGCAATCATCACTTTCGTGCTGCACAAAGTGATCGGGTATGAGGGCGCACACTGA
- a CDS encoding glutathione S-transferase family protein, with translation MTQKPVLYTCAASRGLRATWAAEEAGVEIDLKILPFPPRYLAPDYLEINPLGTVPLLIDGDARMTESCAIAHYLATKDGITDLAVAPGDTDYAEYCDYTYHADATITFPQTVYMRFAIFEKDKGWADAGHAYAKWFYKRLVKIEQRLQGRDFLCADRFTIADICVGYALILAKNVGLDDGIPAGLKAYRERLTGREAYKRAAEREEKGRAALPS, from the coding sequence ATGACCCAAAAACCGGTCTTATACACTTGCGCTGCATCGCGCGGGCTTAGAGCGACCTGGGCGGCTGAGGAGGCTGGTGTTGAGATTGATCTGAAGATCTTGCCGTTTCCGCCGCGATATCTTGCGCCTGACTATCTCGAGATCAATCCACTAGGCACCGTGCCCTTGTTGATTGATGGCGATGCCCGCATGACGGAAAGCTGCGCAATTGCCCATTATCTGGCGACCAAAGACGGCATCACCGATCTGGCTGTCGCTCCAGGTGATACGGACTATGCCGAATATTGTGATTACACATATCACGCAGATGCCACGATCACTTTTCCGCAAACTGTCTATATGCGCTTTGCCATATTCGAAAAGGACAAGGGCTGGGCCGATGCAGGTCATGCCTATGCCAAGTGGTTTTACAAACGTCTGGTGAAGATCGAGCAGCGATTGCAGGGGCGCGATTTCCTTTGCGCGGACCGTTTTACAATCGCTGATATCTGTGTGGGATACGCGTTAATTTTGGCAAAGAATGTCGGTCTGGACGATGGCATTCCAGCAGGGCTTAAAGCGTACAGAGAGCGACTTACGGGACGAGAAGCCTACAAACGCGCCGCCGAACGCGAGGAAAAAGGACGCGCCGCGCTCCCATCCTAG